The proteins below come from a single Perca flavescens isolate YP-PL-M2 chromosome 8, PFLA_1.0, whole genome shotgun sequence genomic window:
- the api5 gene encoding apoptosis inhibitor 5 isoform X1: MAVTIEDLYRSYGVLADAKDNLSPHKDAYQVILDGVKGGPKEKRLAAQFIPKFFSSFPELADSAINAQLDLCEDEDVSIRRQAIKELPRFATGENILRVADILTQLLQTDDTAEFNQVNASLIAIFKIDAKGTLGGLFSQILQGEDIVRERAIKFLSTKLKTLPEDVMTKEVEDYVFAETKKVLEDVTGEEFVLLMRVVSGLRVLQTVNGRQQLVELVVEQAFLEQALNPADPDTVDRLLQCTRQALPLFSKNVHSTRFVTYFCEHVLPNLSSLTSPVAELDIQLEVLKLLAEMSPFCGDMEKLEANLNMLFTKLLEFMPLPPEEVENGENSASEEPKLQFSYVECLLFGFHQLGKKLPDFLLEKVDAERLKDFKIRLQYFARGLQVYIRQLRVALQGKTGDALKTDENKIKVVALKITNNINILIKDLFHNPPSFKSTITLSWKPVQKSEAVAPKRPSGEEIGSGGSTKKQVSPLPRRDARQIYNPPSGKYSATIGNFTYEQRGGFRGGRGRSFGGRGNRSRGRIY; the protein is encoded by the exons ATGGCGGTCACTATCGAGGATCTCTATCGGAGCTACGGGGTCCTTGCTGATGCTAAGGATAACCTCAGCCCG CACAAAGATGCCTACCAAGTAATCTTGGATGGCGTGAAGGGTGGCCCGAAGGAGAAGCGCCTGGCAGCACAGTTTATTCCCAAATTCTTCAGCAGCTTTCCAGAACTGGCCGATTCAGCCATTAATGCCCAGCTTGATCTTTGTGAAGATGAGGATGTGTCT ATCCGACGGCAGGCCATCAAGGAGCTTCCGCGGTTTGCAACTGGCGAGAACATCCTCAGAGTTGCGGATATTCTCACCCAGCTCCTTCAGACAG ATGATACAGCAGAGTTCAACCAAGTGAATGCATCACTTATTGCAATCTTCAAGATAGATGCCAAAG GTACTCTCGGAGGCCTCTTCTCTCAGATCCTTCAGGGAGAAGACATAGTGCGGGAAAGGGCCATcaagtttctttcaaccaaactgAAGACCCTGCCAGAGGACGTCATGACAAAGGAGGTGGAGGACTACGTCTTTGCAGAGACAAAGAAG GTGCTGGAGGATGTGACGGGAGAGGAGTTTGTGCTGTTGATGCGTGTAGTGTCTGGCCTGCGGGTGCTGCAGACAGTAAATGGGCGGCAGCAGCTTGTGGAGCTGGTGGTTGAGCAGGCTTTCCTGGAGCAGGCCCTCAACCCAGCCGATCCCGACACTGTTGATCGCCTGCTGCAGTGCACGCGCCAGGCCTTGCCCCTCTTCTCT AAAAATGTCCATTCCACACGTTTTGTAACCTACTTCTGTGAACACGTCCTGCCCAACCTCAGTTCCCTAACAAGTCCTGTGGCTGAGCTGGACATTCAATTGGAG gtgctGAAGCTGCTGGCTGAGATGAGTCCGTTCTGTGGAGACATGGAGAAGCTAGAGGCCAACCTCAACATGCTGTTTACCAAGCTGCTG gAGTTCATGCCTCTGCCACCTGAAGAGGTGGAGAACGGAGAGAACTCCGCAAGCGAGGAGCCGAAACTGCAGTTCAGCTACGTGGAGTGTCTCCTCTTTGGCTTCCACCAGCTGGGCAAGAAGCTGCCAGACTTTCTCCTTGAGAAAGTGGATGCTGAGCGACTCAAAGACTTCAAGATCAG GTTGCAATATTTTGCCAGAGGCCTGCAGGTTTACATCAGACAGCTGCGAGTAGCACTGCAAGGCAAGACAGGAGATGCTTTGAAAACCGATGAG AATAAGATCAAAGTGGTGGCCCTCAAGATCACAAACAACATCAACATCCTCATCAAG GATCTCTTTCACAACCCTCCATCATTCAAGAGCACAATCACTCTGTCCTGGAAACCAGTCCAGAAGTCAGAGGCCGTAGC GCCCAAGCGCCCGTCAGGGGAGGAGATAGGCTCCGGTGGCAGCACAAAGAAACAGGTCTCTCCTCTGCCCCGGAGGGACGCACGGCAAATTTACAATCCCCCCAGCGGCAAGTACAGTGCCACCATTGGCAATTTTACCTATG AGCAGCGTGGCGGCTTCAGGGGCGGCCGAGGACGAAGCTTCGGAGGCAGAGGCAACAGGAGCCGAGGCCGAATCTActga
- the api5 gene encoding apoptosis inhibitor 5 isoform X2, whose protein sequence is MAVTIEDLYRSYGVLADAKDNLSPHKDAYQVILDGVKGGPKEKRLAAQFIPKFFSSFPELADSAINAQLDLCEDEDVSIRRQAIKELPRFATGENILRVADILTQLLQTDDTAEFNQVNASLIAIFKIDAKGTLGGLFSQILQGEDIVRERAIKFLSTKLKTLPEDVMTKEVEDYVFAETKKVLEDVTGEEFVLLMRVVSGLRVLQTVNGRQQLVELVVEQAFLEQALNPADPDTVDRLLQCTRQALPLFSKNVHSTRFVTYFCEHVLPNLSSLTSPVAELDIQLEVLKLLAEMSPFCGDMEKLEANLNMLFTKLLEFMPLPPEEVENGENSASEEPKLQFSYVECLLFGFHQLGKKLPDFLLEKVDAERLKDFKIRLQYFARGLQVYIRQLRVALQGKTGDALKTDENKIKVVALKITNNINILIKDLFHNPPSFKSTITLSWKPVQKSEAVAPKRPSGEEIGSGGSTKKQVSPLPRRDARQIYNPPSEQRGGFRGGRGRSFGGRGNRSRGRIY, encoded by the exons ATGGCGGTCACTATCGAGGATCTCTATCGGAGCTACGGGGTCCTTGCTGATGCTAAGGATAACCTCAGCCCG CACAAAGATGCCTACCAAGTAATCTTGGATGGCGTGAAGGGTGGCCCGAAGGAGAAGCGCCTGGCAGCACAGTTTATTCCCAAATTCTTCAGCAGCTTTCCAGAACTGGCCGATTCAGCCATTAATGCCCAGCTTGATCTTTGTGAAGATGAGGATGTGTCT ATCCGACGGCAGGCCATCAAGGAGCTTCCGCGGTTTGCAACTGGCGAGAACATCCTCAGAGTTGCGGATATTCTCACCCAGCTCCTTCAGACAG ATGATACAGCAGAGTTCAACCAAGTGAATGCATCACTTATTGCAATCTTCAAGATAGATGCCAAAG GTACTCTCGGAGGCCTCTTCTCTCAGATCCTTCAGGGAGAAGACATAGTGCGGGAAAGGGCCATcaagtttctttcaaccaaactgAAGACCCTGCCAGAGGACGTCATGACAAAGGAGGTGGAGGACTACGTCTTTGCAGAGACAAAGAAG GTGCTGGAGGATGTGACGGGAGAGGAGTTTGTGCTGTTGATGCGTGTAGTGTCTGGCCTGCGGGTGCTGCAGACAGTAAATGGGCGGCAGCAGCTTGTGGAGCTGGTGGTTGAGCAGGCTTTCCTGGAGCAGGCCCTCAACCCAGCCGATCCCGACACTGTTGATCGCCTGCTGCAGTGCACGCGCCAGGCCTTGCCCCTCTTCTCT AAAAATGTCCATTCCACACGTTTTGTAACCTACTTCTGTGAACACGTCCTGCCCAACCTCAGTTCCCTAACAAGTCCTGTGGCTGAGCTGGACATTCAATTGGAG gtgctGAAGCTGCTGGCTGAGATGAGTCCGTTCTGTGGAGACATGGAGAAGCTAGAGGCCAACCTCAACATGCTGTTTACCAAGCTGCTG gAGTTCATGCCTCTGCCACCTGAAGAGGTGGAGAACGGAGAGAACTCCGCAAGCGAGGAGCCGAAACTGCAGTTCAGCTACGTGGAGTGTCTCCTCTTTGGCTTCCACCAGCTGGGCAAGAAGCTGCCAGACTTTCTCCTTGAGAAAGTGGATGCTGAGCGACTCAAAGACTTCAAGATCAG GTTGCAATATTTTGCCAGAGGCCTGCAGGTTTACATCAGACAGCTGCGAGTAGCACTGCAAGGCAAGACAGGAGATGCTTTGAAAACCGATGAG AATAAGATCAAAGTGGTGGCCCTCAAGATCACAAACAACATCAACATCCTCATCAAG GATCTCTTTCACAACCCTCCATCATTCAAGAGCACAATCACTCTGTCCTGGAAACCAGTCCAGAAGTCAGAGGCCGTAGC GCCCAAGCGCCCGTCAGGGGAGGAGATAGGCTCCGGTGGCAGCACAAAGAAACAGGTCTCTCCTCTGCCCCGGAGGGACGCACGGCAAATTTACAATCCCCCCAGCG AGCAGCGTGGCGGCTTCAGGGGCGGCCGAGGACGAAGCTTCGGAGGCAGAGGCAACAGGAGCCGAGGCCGAATCTActga